A genomic segment from Streptosporangiales bacterium encodes:
- the folP gene encoding dihydropteroate synthase translates to MPSATDPPAWVRGLPAVGRCLVMGVVNVTPDSFSDGGTHFDVDKAIAHGRGLAADGADIVDVGGESTRPGAGRIDEAEELRRVVPVVRALAADGVTVSVDTMRSGVAATAVGAGARMVNDVSGGRADPALVSFVAEARVPYVLMHWRGHSDVMQERAVYTDVVTEVRDELARQLDDVTGRGVSFDQVVLDPGIGFAKRHPHNWSLLARLAALAALGRPLLVGSSRKGFLGALLAGDDGSPRPAPGRDDATVALTALAAAAGVWGVRVHDVAASADAVRVAARMAVERPAGAPAGVPRHDRIALRGLRVRGHHGVFTTERETGQTFVVDVVLDVDTGPAAAADDLALTVDYGELADRLVAVVGGEPADLLETVAQRLADVCLATRGVWAVEVTLHKPEAPLGHTFDDVAVSIVRKREQMTDREGRRA, encoded by the coding sequence ATGCCCAGTGCCACCGACCCTCCGGCGTGGGTGCGCGGGCTCCCCGCCGTCGGGCGCTGCCTGGTGATGGGGGTCGTCAACGTCACGCCGGACTCCTTCTCCGACGGCGGCACGCACTTCGACGTCGACAAGGCGATCGCGCACGGGCGCGGTCTCGCCGCCGACGGCGCCGACATCGTCGACGTCGGCGGCGAGTCGACGAGGCCGGGCGCCGGCAGGATCGACGAGGCGGAGGAGCTGCGCCGGGTCGTCCCGGTCGTGCGGGCGCTCGCGGCAGACGGCGTCACCGTCAGCGTCGACACGATGCGGTCCGGGGTCGCCGCGACGGCGGTCGGGGCCGGTGCCCGCATGGTCAACGACGTGAGCGGCGGCCGGGCCGACCCCGCGCTCGTGTCGTTCGTGGCCGAGGCGCGGGTGCCGTACGTCCTCATGCACTGGCGCGGGCACAGCGACGTGATGCAGGAGCGTGCGGTCTACACCGACGTCGTCACCGAGGTCCGCGACGAGCTCGCGAGGCAGCTCGACGACGTGACCGGTCGCGGCGTCTCGTTCGACCAGGTCGTCCTCGATCCCGGCATCGGGTTCGCCAAGCGGCACCCGCACAACTGGTCCCTGCTCGCCCGGCTCGCCGCGCTCGCCGCGCTCGGCCGGCCGCTCCTCGTCGGATCGTCCCGCAAGGGGTTCCTCGGTGCGCTGCTCGCCGGCGACGACGGCAGTCCGCGTCCCGCGCCCGGGCGGGACGACGCGACGGTGGCGCTCACCGCCCTCGCCGCAGCCGCGGGGGTGTGGGGCGTCCGGGTCCACGACGTCGCGGCGAGCGCCGACGCCGTACGGGTCGCCGCGCGGATGGCGGTCGAGCGGCCGGCCGGCGCGCCCGCCGGTGTGCCGCGGCACGACAGGATCGCATTGCGCGGACTCCGGGTCCGGGGGCACCATGGCGTCTTCACCACCGAACGCGAGACCGGCCAGACGTTCGTCGTCGACGTCGTGCTCGACGTCGACACGGGGCCGGCTGCCGCGGCAGACGACCTGGCCCTTACGGTCGACTACGGCGAGCTCGCCGACCGTCTGGTCGCCGTGGTCGGTGGCGAGCCGGCCGACCTGCTGGAGACGGTCGCGCAGCGGCTGGCGGATGTGTGCCTGGCCACCAGGGGCGTGTGGGCAGTCGAGGTCACGCTGCACAAGCCCGAGGCGCCCCTGGGGCATACGTTCGACGACGTCGCGGTTTCGATCGTGAGGAAGAGGGAGCAGATGACCGACCGAGAGGGCAGGCGCGCATGA